In Lemur catta isolate mLemCat1 chromosome 1, mLemCat1.pri, whole genome shotgun sequence, one DNA window encodes the following:
- the PPP1R14D gene encoding protein phosphatase 1 regulatory subunit 14D, protein MLSSSPASCTSPNPDKENPSKKVQWASGRRRTSSTDSESKSHSDPSRVSRSRRPSRLTVKYDWGQLQRWLDTEQWVDAQLQELFQDQAAPSEPEIDLEALMELSTEEQKTQLEAILQDCPRATEPFISELLGELKKLRRLSRPQK, encoded by the exons ATGCTGTCTTCAAGCCCTGCTTCCTGCACGTCTCCCAACCCAGACAAGGAGAACCCAAGTAAGAAGGTCCAGTgggcttctgggaggaggagaaCATCATCCACAGACTCAGAGTCCAAGTCCCACTCAGACCCCTCCAGGGTGTCCAGGTCCCGGAGACCCAGCCGACTGACAGTGAAGTACGACTGGGGGCAGCTCCAGCGCTGGCTGGATACGGAGCAGTGGGTGGATGCTCAGCTGCAGGAGCTCTTCCAG GATCAAGCAGCCCCTTCTGAGCCTGAGATTGACCTGGAGGCTCTCATGGAACTATCCACAGAAGAGCAGAAGACTCAGTTGGAG GCCATTCTCCAAGACTGCCCTCGTGCCACAGAG CCTTTTATCTCTGAGCTGCTCGGTGAACTCAAGAAACTCCGCAGACTCAGCCGGCCTCAGAAATAA